From Candidatus Methylomirabilis sp., the proteins below share one genomic window:
- a CDS encoding FAD-dependent oxidoreductase — MEYIKYVIIGSGPTGLGAAYRLKELGEDDFVVLEKSGLIGGLSTSFVDDRGFTWDIGGHVLFSHYKYFDELMHNALGKDGWLHHHRESWIWIEDRFVPYPFQNNIRYLPKESMWHCLKGLITTIQNTNHTKRNNFMEWIEARFGQGIAEKFMIPYNYKVWAYPPQEMAYQWIGERVNLTDIEKVLESILFEKDDHSWGPNNTFRFPKEGGTGAIWHAVANLIGLKHVRLNSTVIRIKPREKRVELSNGDVIEYQYLLSTMPLDILTSIVAGVPEGLREIAGDLMHSTSHIVGIGLRGEPKDTLSTKCWMYFPESNCPFYRVTVFSNYSPNNVPDINQYWSLMTETSESPRKPVERSTLIEETINGLLNTKLIESRSDIVSIWTHTADYGYPVPSLKRDAIINALIPTLDNLGVYSRGRFGGWKYEVGNQDHSLLQGVEWVNNIVLGIPEITYLFPTIANSNYAK; from the coding sequence ATGGAATACATTAAATATGTGATTATTGGATCAGGTCCCACAGGTCTGGGGGCGGCGTATCGCCTGAAGGAATTGGGAGAAGATGATTTTGTGGTCCTGGAAAAGTCTGGCCTAATAGGAGGTCTATCCACAAGTTTTGTAGACGATCGTGGTTTTACATGGGACATAGGAGGACATGTCCTATTTTCACATTATAAATACTTCGATGAATTGATGCATAATGCGCTGGGAAAGGATGGCTGGTTACACCATCACAGAGAATCATGGATATGGATAGAAGATCGTTTCGTACCTTATCCATTTCAGAACAATATACGTTACTTACCAAAAGAGTCGATGTGGCATTGTCTTAAAGGTCTTATAACGACTATTCAAAATACAAATCATACAAAAAGAAATAATTTTATGGAATGGATAGAGGCGCGATTTGGTCAGGGTATTGCTGAAAAATTTATGATCCCTTACAACTACAAGGTTTGGGCATATCCGCCACAGGAGATGGCGTATCAGTGGATAGGAGAACGGGTCAATTTAACTGATATTGAAAAGGTGTTGGAGAGCATTCTTTTTGAAAAGGACGATCATAGCTGGGGACCGAATAACACCTTTAGATTCCCAAAAGAAGGTGGCACAGGGGCGATCTGGCATGCTGTTGCAAATTTGATAGGCTTAAAGCACGTAAGATTAAATTCAACTGTTATAAGAATTAAACCCAGAGAAAAAAGGGTAGAGCTTTCTAACGGTGATGTTATTGAGTATCAATATTTGTTATCAACAATGCCGTTAGATATCCTAACCTCGATTGTCGCTGGAGTGCCAGAGGGATTAAGAGAAATCGCCGGAGATTTAATGCATTCCACTTCTCACATAGTCGGGATAGGTTTGAGGGGTGAACCAAAGGATACGCTCTCTACAAAATGCTGGATGTATTTTCCTGAATCTAATTGCCCCTTTTATAGGGTAACGGTCTTTTCAAATTATAGTCCAAACAACGTACCTGATATTAACCAATACTGGTCACTTATGACGGAGACCAGCGAATCACCCAGGAAGCCAGTTGAGAGATCTACTCTGATCGAAGAGACAATAAATGGTTTGTTAAATACGAAATTGATCGAATCAAGGTCAGATATTGTTTCTATCTGGACACACACGGCAGATTATGGCTATCCTGTACCCTCCTTAAAGAGGGATGCAATAATCAATGCCTTAATTCCTACCTTAGACAATCTTGGGGTATATTCAAGGGGGCGTTTTGGGGGGTGGAAATATGAAGTAGGGAATCAGGATCATTCTTTGTTACAGGGAGTGGAATGGGTAAATAATATTGTACTGGGGATTCCAGAAATCACATACCTATTTCCAACTATCGCAAATTCAAATTATGCTAAGTAG
- a CDS encoding glycosyltransferase family 1 protein codes for MFGFEFDDVQLGWSHVRPADLVFATIWYSAKIVRDLPFPCMKAYFVQDYEAWFNPMGDGFLMAENSFRYGLYPITIGRWLPARLKKRLDVQAAFFDFCADLGIYRQLPNVRRERAVCFVFQPEKTRRCTQIGLEALGIVKHLMPDVTIYLYGSKDSGGPWFEHKHLGLLRLEECNRLYNKCTVGLCLSSSNPSRIPFEMMASGLPVVEMFRESTLYDLPHDAVLLCDPTPESLAEGLLRILKDPLLAASMGRAGQEYMAERPLEKGLGQFLELVERLLQGNGLPEVKLEPMYHVPPVVSHSYRKHNGNYGGFSPSIPDRGRLAFLPPGVRVVVRSCYRTFRRLMSQSHAS; via the coding sequence ATGTTCGGTTTTGAATTTGACGATGTCCAGCTCGGCTGGTCACACGTACGCCCGGCTGACCTCGTGTTCGCAACAATCTGGTACTCTGCAAAGATCGTGAGAGATCTGCCATTCCCGTGTATGAAGGCGTATTTCGTTCAGGATTACGAGGCTTGGTTTAATCCCATGGGCGATGGATTTCTGATGGCGGAAAACTCGTTTCGATATGGGTTGTATCCCATCACTATCGGGCGATGGCTGCCCGCGAGGCTGAAAAAGCGCCTCGATGTGCAGGCGGCCTTCTTTGATTTCTGTGCCGATCTCGGCATCTATCGACAGTTGCCGAACGTTCGGCGAGAACGGGCGGTGTGCTTCGTATTTCAGCCGGAAAAAACCAGGCGTTGTACCCAGATTGGCCTGGAAGCCCTGGGTATCGTGAAGCATCTGATGCCCGATGTGACGATATATCTTTACGGCTCAAAAGATTCCGGTGGGCCGTGGTTCGAGCATAAACACCTTGGGCTGTTGAGATTGGAAGAATGCAATCGTCTCTATAACAAGTGTACTGTGGGGTTGTGTCTCAGCTCCTCCAATCCTTCTCGTATTCCCTTTGAGATGATGGCGTCCGGTCTGCCTGTCGTGGAAATGTTCCGGGAGAGCACCCTGTATGACCTTCCGCACGACGCGGTGTTGCTGTGCGATCCGACACCGGAGTCATTGGCTGAGGGGCTCTTGAGGATCCTCAAAGATCCCTTATTGGCCGCGAGCATGGGTCGGGCTGGTCAGGAATACATGGCAGAGCGTCCGCTGGAGAAGGGGTTAGGACAGTTCCTGGAACTCGTTGAACGTTTGCTGCAGGGAAACGGTCTTCCGGAAGTGAAATTGGAGCCGATGTACCATGTCCCTCCTGTTGTCTCTCACTCATATAGAAAGCACAATGGGAATTACGGTGGGTTTTCTCCATCTATTCCGGATAGAGGTCGGTTGGCCTTTCTGCCACCTGGCGTTCGAGTGGTTGTGCGGAGTTGCTATCGAACCTTTCGCCGGCTGATGAGTCAGTCCCATGCCTCTTAA
- a CDS encoding glycosyltransferase has translation MNTLVTVVIPSYNHEKYVVAAVDSCLSQTYRDLEVIVVDDGSQDNSVNLLQTRYAGDPRVKIVTQQNNGAHAAINVGIHQASGEYIAILNSDDLFHSRRIEVLIQEAQQVDGIGSLVFSDLEFINDEGYQAPEHERAQGYRMLQQRCQETPVESLFLVGNVAMTSSNFFFPKTLFHAVGEFSALRYTHDWDWALRATAICPPTWVRENLLSYRVHGSNTIAESDIWPHIRENAFVHAKAILTLKQRIASMDNPSRVVRDVYTSLLHNESFLPLATLYFVVLGMAGFTEAQLFELVTASDKEGDLRCLADELSLPEDLFLSAKHLIEMKKIINSQAAMIEERWAAMQQMEAMVRERDETIASQTQMIEERWAAMQQMGQEIGNRDRRIAELQERLAD, from the coding sequence ATGAACACATTAGTTACTGTAGTAATTCCGTCGTATAACCACGAGAAGTACGTGGTGGCTGCGGTTGACAGTTGTCTGTCCCAGACGTACAGGGATCTGGAGGTCATTGTCGTCGATGATGGCAGCCAGGACAATAGTGTAAACCTGCTGCAGACACGCTACGCGGGAGATCCGCGCGTCAAGATTGTGACCCAGCAAAATAACGGCGCTCATGCGGCAATTAATGTGGGTATCCATCAGGCATCCGGCGAATACATCGCCATCCTGAATTCCGACGATCTGTTCCACAGTCGGCGGATTGAGGTGCTGATTCAAGAAGCGCAACAGGTTGATGGAATTGGCTCATTGGTATTCTCAGATCTGGAATTCATCAATGATGAAGGATACCAGGCGCCGGAACACGAGAGGGCCCAGGGTTACAGGATGCTTCAACAGCGTTGCCAAGAGACGCCAGTCGAGAGTCTATTTTTGGTGGGCAACGTGGCGATGACCAGTTCCAATTTCTTTTTCCCCAAAACCCTCTTTCATGCCGTTGGTGAGTTTTCTGCGCTCCGTTACACCCATGACTGGGACTGGGCGCTCCGGGCTACAGCCATCTGCCCGCCAACCTGGGTCCGTGAAAACCTGCTCAGCTATAGGGTTCACGGCTCAAACACCATAGCGGAAAGCGATATATGGCCTCATATCCGCGAGAACGCCTTTGTTCATGCCAAGGCAATCTTGACGCTCAAACAGCGAATAGCTTCAATGGATAATCCGAGCAGAGTGGTACGCGATGTGTATACATCACTTCTTCACAATGAGAGTTTTCTCCCGCTTGCGACCTTGTACTTTGTTGTTCTAGGGATGGCGGGTTTCACCGAAGCGCAACTCTTTGAACTGGTGACCGCCAGCGATAAGGAGGGAGATTTGCGATGCCTTGCGGACGAACTGAGTCTCCCGGAAGATCTTTTTCTGTCGGCGAAACACCTAATTGAAATGAAAAAAATCATTAACTCCCAAGCGGCCATGATCGAAGAGCGCTGGGCTGCCATGCAGCAGATGGAGGCGATGGTCCGCGAGCGGGATGAGACTATTGCATCGCAAACACAGATGATCGAAGAGCGCTGGGCTGCCATGCAGCAGATGGGTCAGGAGATCGGGAACCGCGACCGGCGGATCGCGGAACTGCAAGAGCGTCTGGCGGATTAG
- a CDS encoding glycosyltransferase — MEDEIFLKRFTISAWREYELWLFRNRNFSLYKLQELNKRANNFKFKPKVSIIMPIYNPDPYELRQAIDSVLWQAYPYWELCIVDDYSENLSYLKVLSKLSDHRIKIKIKNKNTGIAETSQYALEMTTGEYVALMDQDDELYPDALYSFIDILQRREVDFFYSDRDMISSSGGRYMHFFKPDWSPEYLLSFNYTSHFEIYKKGLVLDVGGFRKGYEGSQDYDLTLRITEQTDKIYHHPLILYSWRQSQSSIASSPNMKSYIFESGIKAIADTVRRRNLPVKGVTEDETLWRGHYKITWDDSIKSGKKIFLILIGRCLEETDRLRNLFEDVVRSFDVEFISTDYDIENINRALKNIHRDGYVYFCDDNIIEVVSDGLIDTMGYLSMDGVSAVGCKFIDSENKIFNVGLSIATSGRLLFSYRGSPRDEKGYGGVTMIPRNVSLVFPSFWGCKGSVLQERNFFCSGKGYFYSVMNFFKMIIKSGERITCVPYMCLRIDKDRLNYDEETNAFLDQWMEEGLKDKYYNPNLTDIYEDFGLKV, encoded by the coding sequence ATGGAAGATGAAATCTTTCTTAAGCGTTTTACTATTTCTGCGTGGCGTGAGTATGAATTGTGGTTATTCAGAAATCGTAATTTTTCACTCTATAAACTTCAAGAATTGAATAAAAGAGCCAACAACTTTAAATTTAAGCCTAAAGTATCAATCATCATGCCCATATACAATCCCGATCCCTACGAGCTCAGGCAGGCTATAGATTCCGTATTGTGGCAGGCCTACCCGTACTGGGAATTATGTATAGTCGATGATTACTCTGAAAATTTAAGTTATTTAAAAGTTTTATCCAAACTTTCTGATCACAGAATAAAGATAAAGATAAAAAATAAAAATACTGGAATAGCTGAGACCTCTCAATATGCCCTCGAAATGACGACTGGGGAGTATGTAGCGTTGATGGATCAGGACGATGAATTGTATCCAGACGCACTTTATTCTTTTATCGATATTCTTCAGCGGCGAGAGGTGGATTTTTTTTACAGTGATAGGGATATGATTTCATCCAGTGGCGGAAGATATATGCATTTTTTTAAACCCGATTGGTCTCCTGAATACCTACTATCTTTTAATTATACCTCTCATTTTGAAATATATAAAAAAGGTCTTGTGCTAGATGTCGGTGGCTTTAGAAAGGGTTATGAAGGCTCTCAGGATTATGACTTAACCTTGAGAATTACGGAACAAACCGATAAGATTTATCATCATCCACTGATCCTTTACAGTTGGCGACAGTCCCAGTCCAGTATTGCCAGTAGTCCTAATATGAAATCATACATTTTCGAGTCAGGAATAAAGGCAATAGCTGATACAGTAAGAAGGAGAAATCTGCCGGTAAAAGGAGTCACTGAAGATGAAACTTTATGGAGAGGACATTATAAAATTACATGGGATGACAGTATTAAATCAGGTAAAAAAATCTTTTTGATTCTGATAGGCAGGTGTTTGGAAGAGACAGATAGATTAAGGAATCTTTTTGAAGATGTCGTGCGCTCATTTGACGTTGAATTTATATCTACTGATTACGATATTGAAAATATTAATAGAGCGTTGAAAAATATTCATCGCGATGGATATGTATACTTTTGTGATGACAATATTATCGAGGTTGTCTCAGATGGATTAATTGACACAATGGGTTATCTATCTATGGATGGCGTGAGTGCGGTTGGTTGCAAATTTATAGACTCAGAAAATAAAATATTCAATGTAGGCCTTTCAATAGCAACATCAGGTAGGTTATTATTTTCATATAGAGGTAGTCCTCGTGATGAGAAGGGCTATGGTGGAGTAACAATGATACCGAGAAATGTGTCTCTTGTTTTTCCGTCATTCTGGGGATGTAAAGGCTCTGTATTACAGGAAAGGAATTTTTTCTGTAGCGGCAAAGGTTATTTTTATTCAGTTATGAATTTTTTTAAAATGATTATAAAGTCCGGAGAGAGGATAACGTGCGTTCCGTATATGTGTCTGAGGATTGATAAAGACAGGCTGAATTACGATGAGGAAACGAATGCATTTTTAGACCAGTGGATGGAAGAGGGTTTAAAAGATAAATATTATAATCCAAATCTCACTGACATATACGAGGATTTTGGTTTAAAGGTATGA
- a CDS encoding HAD family hydrolase: protein MYERWLYLAGFKMTFGPEEISRLCSALGQVELEQEQYVSYADPSIADVLANIRARKTLFVSDFYLPVEMVRELLSFHRMDGIAPDGVVSCDIKLNKKSGRLFRYLHESLGITPDRHIHVGDHAWADVESPKRIGIAVAHYMPENEHRQRLMREDSFRARGNVLQQAVHSLRDARDSQYDQDGSLPARFYALGRESSLWFFGFILYLMECAVTEKVDRLFFLTREGEFFLELYRRAAECRILGCSVPEGTLLEVSRISTFAGSLRSFTSTELMRIWNQYSVQSMSALLASLDIDPLQFVDKATSYGIDIDQDITYPWQDPRVQALFRDDWVRQEIERELSKKKSDLLSYLASVGLPGQHTKAGIVDIGWRGTIQDNLAYAMPTVQLYGYYLGLLRYLNDQPSNAVKNAFGPNLNEAQSDYADLLDFVAPVEMLCNSPHGGVERYEVSGTGVRVVRLTDPAENQVHDSYIRHFQAGVIDSIAYWSDFARTHAFTSAEIRPLAMEIWGTLIQKPPSFLSTAYFELNHNEIFGVGRFSDKRQSSRAQGLLFAFLSKRHRQQLDSFLTEVGWVPGLMVHPETAPIFRWSLRTFLQARRIKRRARNSLWTRFI, encoded by the coding sequence GTGTATGAGCGATGGCTCTATCTGGCCGGCTTCAAGATGACTTTTGGTCCTGAAGAGATCTCACGCCTTTGCAGCGCGCTGGGACAAGTAGAGCTGGAGCAGGAGCAGTATGTTTCATACGCCGATCCATCGATCGCCGATGTGCTTGCCAATATTCGCGCTCGCAAGACCCTTTTTGTCAGTGATTTTTACCTGCCGGTCGAGATGGTAAGGGAGCTTCTTTCATTCCATCGTATGGATGGAATAGCTCCGGATGGTGTTGTCTCATGCGACATCAAACTTAATAAGAAATCCGGCAGGCTGTTTCGTTACCTCCATGAGAGCCTCGGGATTACTCCGGACAGACACATCCACGTGGGGGATCATGCCTGGGCGGATGTCGAATCGCCGAAACGGATCGGCATTGCTGTTGCGCACTACATGCCGGAGAACGAGCATCGACAGCGTCTGATGCGCGAGGATAGTTTCCGTGCCAGAGGGAACGTTCTGCAGCAGGCCGTCCATTCGTTGCGCGATGCTCGCGATTCTCAATACGACCAGGATGGTTCGTTGCCGGCCCGGTTCTATGCGCTTGGTCGCGAGTCCTCCCTGTGGTTTTTTGGTTTTATCCTGTATCTGATGGAATGTGCGGTGACCGAGAAAGTGGACAGGCTCTTCTTTCTGACTCGTGAAGGAGAATTCTTTCTCGAACTCTATAGGCGTGCGGCTGAGTGCCGTATCCTTGGATGTTCTGTGCCAGAAGGCACGCTACTTGAGGTCAGCAGGATCTCAACATTTGCAGGATCGCTTCGTTCATTTACGTCGACTGAGCTGATGCGAATCTGGAATCAGTATAGCGTACAATCTATGAGTGCCCTCCTGGCATCCCTGGACATTGATCCTTTACAATTTGTGGATAAGGCGACATCGTACGGCATAGATATCGATCAGGATATCACCTATCCGTGGCAAGATCCGCGAGTTCAGGCATTATTCAGAGACGATTGGGTACGACAAGAAATTGAGCGCGAGCTTTCTAAAAAGAAATCCGACTTATTATCATATCTTGCTTCAGTTGGACTTCCTGGGCAGCATACTAAAGCCGGTATTGTTGATATAGGGTGGCGTGGAACCATCCAGGATAACCTGGCCTATGCAATGCCGACGGTTCAACTATACGGTTATTATCTGGGTTTACTTCGCTATTTGAACGACCAACCATCCAATGCCGTGAAGAATGCCTTTGGGCCGAATCTGAACGAAGCACAATCGGATTATGCCGATTTGCTGGATTTTGTTGCTCCTGTCGAGATGCTGTGCAATTCTCCTCACGGGGGCGTAGAGCGCTATGAGGTCTCCGGGACCGGCGTGAGGGTTGTGCGCCTCACTGATCCTGCGGAGAATCAGGTGCATGATTCGTACATCCGGCATTTTCAGGCCGGCGTCATCGATTCCATCGCGTACTGGTCGGACTTTGCTCGGACGCATGCCTTTACGTCCGCCGAGATCCGACCGCTCGCCATGGAGATATGGGGAACGCTCATTCAAAAACCTCCATCATTCCTATCTACGGCCTACTTTGAGTTGAACCATAATGAGATATTCGGTGTAGGACGTTTTTCCGATAAACGTCAGTCGTCGCGCGCGCAAGGTCTCCTGTTCGCCTTCTTGTCAAAACGCCATCGGCAGCAACTGGATAGCTTCCTGACGGAAGTTGGATGGGTTCCAGGGCTTATGGTTCACCCGGAGACCGCTCCCATTTTCAGATGGTCTCTACGTACATTCCTTCAGGCGCGCAGAATCAAACGTCGCGCACGCAACTCACTATGGACACGATTTATATGA
- a CDS encoding glycosyltransferase family 2 protein, whose product MNCQTTFCAVIVTYNRRLLLSRCLESLMKQSRTLDAIFLIDNASSDGTPEMLTKNGYMKNFPIEICSDDFEKESIVENAFNQGKTKFYYIRMKKNTGGAGGFHEGVKRAYRMGYDWLWLMDDDAAPEEDALKKLCDYCTEENVYALACVVKGDNGEIQLMHRGYFNFKNVFPLIQEPLSIDAYSKQNSIEIDFASFVGVLIHRRAINGIGFPKKEFFSQHDDLEYFMRLKKVGKVLLITNSIVIHEEQTNSSRINKNFLWRRSPRIPYDRLWVLFYFHRNLIWLGKTNTIRRWRFYFGLLKSYIRYSVGILLLDDYKYRRIKLITCAYFDGLISRFDNSRAGKILYSEPGFDTKR is encoded by the coding sequence ATGAATTGCCAAACGACTTTTTGTGCCGTGATAGTTACGTACAATAGAAGGTTGCTTCTATCTCGGTGTCTGGAATCTTTAATGAAACAGTCAAGAACATTAGATGCCATCTTTTTGATTGACAATGCATCTTCAGATGGGACACCGGAAATGTTAACCAAGAACGGTTATATGAAGAATTTTCCTATTGAAATATGTAGTGATGACTTTGAAAAAGAATCGATAGTAGAAAATGCATTTAACCAGGGTAAGACTAAATTCTATTACATTAGAATGAAGAAGAATACAGGAGGAGCAGGAGGCTTTCATGAGGGGGTTAAAAGAGCTTACAGAATGGGGTATGATTGGCTATGGCTCATGGATGATGATGCTGCGCCCGAAGAAGACGCATTGAAAAAATTGTGTGATTATTGTACCGAGGAAAATGTGTATGCATTGGCTTGTGTGGTTAAGGGCGATAATGGTGAAATTCAGCTAATGCATCGGGGGTATTTTAATTTTAAGAATGTTTTCCCTTTGATTCAGGAACCGTTATCGATAGATGCATATTCTAAACAGAATTCGATAGAGATAGACTTTGCTTCTTTTGTAGGGGTCTTAATACATAGGCGCGCCATAAACGGGATTGGTTTCCCAAAAAAAGAATTTTTCTCCCAGCACGACGATTTAGAATATTTTATGAGACTGAAAAAAGTTGGCAAGGTATTGCTAATAACCAACAGTATTGTTATTCACGAAGAACAGACTAACAGTTCGAGAATAAACAAAAATTTTTTATGGCGAAGATCTCCGAGAATCCCATATGACAGGCTCTGGGTACTTTTTTATTTTCATAGAAATCTGATCTGGCTCGGGAAAACAAATACGATTAGAAGATGGCGCTTTTATTTTGGCCTCCTTAAATCTTATATCAGGTATTCGGTTGGTATATTGCTATTAGATGATTATAAATACAGGAGAATCAAGCTTATTACGTGTGCGTATTTCGATGGTCTCATAAGCAGGTTTGATAATTCAAGGGCAGGAAAGATTTTATACAGTGAACCCGGCTTTGATACGAAACGGTAG
- a CDS encoding glycosyltransferase family 2 protein: MQEPKVLTIIVTYDKKEYVSNLLKSLQELNFKNYDVIVVDNASTDGTADYIEEHFPDVSVIRNSVNSGGSGGFNTGLNYAFKKYGYEYYWLLDNDVVVSKDTLEKLIEVLDKDNEIAIAGSQMCQLDNPRVTNEIGAFVDLHMGCLVLNRHLTRRKNNTTGIFDVDYVAGASMLVRANVAKRAGCWEDFFIHFDDVDWCLRIKKMGHRVVGVADSVIWHLSAMEKPITWALYYDVRNMLFLLEKHATKKDVKRFLRRQCLHALKLELKGLTPLAELVLDAIRDFLTGKKGKKAFSSLSGISEDEIKNTHPDRDVLVYQNEWFNIKEFPFEDRYKDSIKEIMLPGYLIDARFYWRDNNRIPIKDYGKFSKLLAVIIGMLGYRKYTRSYIDFRNASCVPAFLSEELVVKINEINWLIKRDASNVRRSFSKICKKAVKYLLLHGI; encoded by the coding sequence ATGCAAGAACCTAAGGTACTTACTATCATCGTTACCTACGATAAAAAAGAATATGTTTCCAATCTTTTGAAATCTCTTCAAGAGCTTAATTTCAAAAATTATGACGTTATTGTCGTAGACAATGCAAGTACAGATGGAACAGCGGATTATATAGAGGAGCATTTTCCAGATGTAAGTGTCATCAGAAACAGCGTGAACAGTGGAGGTTCAGGGGGATTCAATACTGGTCTGAATTATGCTTTTAAAAAATACGGGTACGAATATTACTGGCTGCTCGATAACGATGTCGTTGTTTCTAAAGACACGTTAGAGAAACTTATTGAGGTTCTTGATAAAGATAATGAAATCGCTATTGCGGGCTCACAGATGTGCCAGCTCGATAATCCCAGGGTGACAAATGAGATTGGGGCTTTCGTAGACCTTCATATGGGATGCCTCGTTCTCAACAGACATCTGACAAGAAGGAAGAACAATACCACAGGGATCTTTGACGTTGATTATGTGGCTGGGGCGTCTATGCTTGTAAGGGCTAACGTAGCAAAAAGGGCAGGATGCTGGGAAGACTTTTTTATTCATTTTGATGATGTTGACTGGTGTCTCAGGATTAAGAAGATGGGTCACAGGGTTGTTGGGGTGGCCGATTCTGTGATATGGCATCTTTCCGCCATGGAGAAACCTATTACTTGGGCCTTATATTATGATGTAAGAAATATGTTATTTCTCCTTGAAAAACATGCGACAAAAAAAGATGTGAAAAGATTTTTAAGGAGGCAATGTCTTCATGCCCTAAAACTTGAGTTAAAAGGACTTACGCCTTTAGCGGAACTTGTACTTGATGCAATACGAGACTTTCTCACAGGCAAAAAAGGGAAAAAGGCATTCAGCTCTCTCAGCGGAATTAGTGAAGATGAAATAAAAAACACACATCCAGATAGAGATGTGTTGGTATATCAAAATGAGTGGTTCAATATTAAAGAATTTCCTTTTGAGGATAGATATAAGGATTCCATAAAAGAAATCATGTTGCCAGGATATTTGATAGATGCCAGGTTTTATTGGAGAGATAATAACCGTATACCAATAAAAGATTACGGGAAATTCAGCAAATTACTTGCCGTTATTATTGGTATGCTTGGTTATAGAAAGTACACGAGATCGTACATTGACTTCAGAAACGCCTCATGTGTCCCGGCTTTTTTGTCCGAAGAATTAGTTGTCAAGATTAACGAGATAAATTGGCTAATTAAAAGGGATGCTTCGAATGTCAGGAGAAGTTTCTCTAAAATCTGTAAAAAAGCGGTAAAGTATCTTTTACTGCATGGGATATGA